The Stomoxys calcitrans chromosome 3, idStoCalc2.1, whole genome shotgun sequence genome includes a region encoding these proteins:
- the LOC106085827 gene encoding uncharacterized protein LOC106085827 isoform X3 codes for MANANDLLKNVSATVPEKVGDMFKVGFVIDCKFLVGKSAEAIFGHKWKFALESPVFERMFCGAFIEANNSTEVALPDDDPKIFRILRRLLYNFREADVTSLSFEDTSNLCIMADKYMVETVVKLCCGHLFTFKERKKQIKLFALARKLQDKFLLYKIELIISDLNPIEHLWDLLEKKFVSTL; via the exons ATGGCTAACGCTAACGATCTTCTCAAGAATGT ATCTGCAACAGTTCCAGAAAAAGTTGGCGACATGTTTAAAGTTGGTTTTGTGATTGACTGTAAGTTTCTGGTTGGAAAAAGTGCTGAAGCTATATTTGGCCATAAATGGAAGTTTGCATTAGAGTCACCGGTCTTTGAACGTATGTTCTGTGGCGCATTCATTGAAGCCAATAACTCTACGGAAGTTGCTTTACCAGATGATGATCCGAAAATATTCCGAATTTTACGACGTCTATTGTACAACTTTCGTGAAGCAGATGTCACTTCATTATCATTTGAGGATACTTCAAACTTATGCATAATGGCCGATAAATATATGGTGGAAACTGTGGTAAAATTATGCTGCGGTCATTTATTTACATTCAAAGAGagaaaaaagcaaataaaattatttgctCTTGCCAGGAAATTACAAGATAAATTTCTTCTTTATAAGATCGAATTG aTTATTTCAGATCTCAACCCAATTGAGCATCTTTGGgatctattggagaaaaaaTTCGTCAGCACGTTATAA
- the LOC106085823 gene encoding abnormal spindle-like microcephaly-associated protein homolog → MHIHPSSPNSDLSFHSEESAAIRIQAGFRGYRVRKQLSCEKKSRNSQNTVHRRQWRDRPTMSHPQSSIESGITSASTKICDNRMTREAESVEDRCATKIQASVRGFLVRKKQKKTTEAATKIQAGFRGFKARKESQMLREQ, encoded by the coding sequence ATGCATATCCATCCGAGTTCTCCCAATTCAGATTTGTCATTTCATTCAGAAGAAAGTGCAGCTATAAGAATTCAAGCAGGGTTTCGAGGATACAGAGTGCGAAAACAGCTGAGCTGCGAGAAAAAAAGTCGAAATTCACAAAACACGGTACATCGGCGACAGTGGCGCGATCGACCAACAATGTCACATCCGCAGAGTTCCATTGAATCTGGAATAACCTCAGCATCAACTAAAATTTGCGATAATAGGATGACTAGGGAAGCCGAAAGTGTGGAAGACCGATGCGCTACAAAGATTCAAGCAAGTGTTCGAGGTTTCCTGGTCAGGAAGAAACAGAAGAAGACCACGGAAGCAGCTACCAAAATTCAAGCAGGATTTCGAGGTTTTAAGGCACGCAAAGAATCACAAATGCTAAGGGAGCAATAA
- the LOC106085827 gene encoding uncharacterized protein LOC106085827 isoform X4 produces MFKVGFVIDCKFLVGKSAEAIFGHKWKFALESPVFERMFCGAFIEANNSTEVALPDDDPKIFRILRRLLYNFREADVTSLSFEDTSNLCIMADKYMVETVVKLCCGHLFTFKERKKQIKLFALARKLQDKFLLYKIELILKIISYPLLVAQNELDSNCFFFKYTDSYVCGNEFRSKDLYV; encoded by the exons ATGTTTAAAGTTGGTTTTGTGATTGACTGTAAGTTTCTGGTTGGAAAAAGTGCTGAAGCTATATTTGGCCATAAATGGAAGTTTGCATTAGAGTCACCGGTCTTTGAACGTATGTTCTGTGGCGCATTCATTGAAGCCAATAACTCTACGGAAGTTGCTTTACCAGATGATGATCCGAAAATATTCCGAATTTTACGACGTCTATTGTACAACTTTCGTGAAGCAGATGTCACTTCATTATCATTTGAGGATACTTCAAACTTATGCATAATGGCCGATAAATATATGGTGGAAACTGTGGTAAAATTATGCTGCGGTCATTTATTTACATTCAAAGAGagaaaaaagcaaataaaattatttgctCTTGCCAGGAAATTACAAGATAAATTTCTTCTTTATAAGATCGAATTG attCTAAAAATCATTTCATACCCCCTTCTTGTGGCTCAGAATGAATTAGActcgaattgttttttttttaaatatactgATTCCTACGTCTGCGGCAATGAATTCCGTAGTAAAGATTTATATGTATAA
- the LOC106085827 gene encoding uncharacterized protein LOC106085827 isoform X2 has protein sequence MANANDLLKNVSATVPEKVGDMFKVGFVIDCKFLVGKSAEAIFGHKWKFALESPVFERMFCGAFIEANNSTEVALPDDDPKIFRILRRLLYNFREADVTSLSFEDTSNLCIMADKYMVETVVKLCCGHLFTFKERKKQIKLFALARKLQDKFLLYKIELISTQLSIFGIYWRKNSSARYKQQGDFTKCHAGRMGENNI, from the exons ATGGCTAACGCTAACGATCTTCTCAAGAATGT ATCTGCAACAGTTCCAGAAAAAGTTGGCGACATGTTTAAAGTTGGTTTTGTGATTGACTGTAAGTTTCTGGTTGGAAAAAGTGCTGAAGCTATATTTGGCCATAAATGGAAGTTTGCATTAGAGTCACCGGTCTTTGAACGTATGTTCTGTGGCGCATTCATTGAAGCCAATAACTCTACGGAAGTTGCTTTACCAGATGATGATCCGAAAATATTCCGAATTTTACGACGTCTATTGTACAACTTTCGTGAAGCAGATGTCACTTCATTATCATTTGAGGATACTTCAAACTTATGCATAATGGCCGATAAATATATGGTGGAAACTGTGGTAAAATTATGCTGCGGTCATTTATTTACATTCAAAGAGagaaaaaagcaaataaaattatttgctCTTGCCAGGAAATTACAAGATAAATTTCTTCTTTATAAGATCGAATTG ATCTCAACCCAATTGAGCATCTTTGGgatctattggagaaaaaaTTCGTCAGCACGTTATAAACAGCAAGGAGATTTTACGAAGTGTCATGCAGGCAGAATGGGCGAAAATAACATCTGA
- the LOC106085827 gene encoding uncharacterized protein LOC106085827 isoform X1 — MANANDLLKNVSATVPEKVGDMFKVGFVIDCKFLVGKSAEAIFGHKWKFALESPVFERMFCGAFIEANNSTEVALPDDDPKIFRILRRLLYNFREADVTSLSFEDTSNLCIMADKYMVETVVKLCCGHLFTFKERKKQIKLFALARKLQDKFLLYKIELILKIISYPLLVAQNELDSNCFFFKYTDSYVCGNEFRSKDLYV; from the exons ATGGCTAACGCTAACGATCTTCTCAAGAATGT ATCTGCAACAGTTCCAGAAAAAGTTGGCGACATGTTTAAAGTTGGTTTTGTGATTGACTGTAAGTTTCTGGTTGGAAAAAGTGCTGAAGCTATATTTGGCCATAAATGGAAGTTTGCATTAGAGTCACCGGTCTTTGAACGTATGTTCTGTGGCGCATTCATTGAAGCCAATAACTCTACGGAAGTTGCTTTACCAGATGATGATCCGAAAATATTCCGAATTTTACGACGTCTATTGTACAACTTTCGTGAAGCAGATGTCACTTCATTATCATTTGAGGATACTTCAAACTTATGCATAATGGCCGATAAATATATGGTGGAAACTGTGGTAAAATTATGCTGCGGTCATTTATTTACATTCAAAGAGagaaaaaagcaaataaaattatttgctCTTGCCAGGAAATTACAAGATAAATTTCTTCTTTATAAGATCGAATTG attCTAAAAATCATTTCATACCCCCTTCTTGTGGCTCAGAATGAATTAGActcgaattgttttttttttaaatatactgATTCCTACGTCTGCGGCAATGAATTCCGTAGTAAAGATTTATATGTATAA